The proteins below come from a single Bombyx mori chromosome 19, ASM3026992v2 genomic window:
- the LOC101737130 gene encoding uncharacterized protein LOC101737130, giving the protein MTAIGPEFIDYIKKLEDNCDKLVTSYEQPFDFEYDNSTCHVCNGYYGPSFGEPVCVTCHAFLFPDFPSYLPTSYFCTEKTDDGDSGNDEPSDLNYSSERRLHRTCTLPAWWYYRNSLDSETSPEDEVSRASNSGPGASSSSSMSDRAVQAPPPPPPPIPSLARSLHALSTPRPPDNLAPGLVEHLPSEVLLCIFSYLDDLSLCACSCVCTRWWRLVRARVCPGRWEDFAAARWPLYRPLATHTDWHKKYQSLVESCFCRNCLVQMCVQAQPAGEENAWRRNRLRIELKMLRNDPPEGIAATPLDPKCCHWQASVTGPVGSPYEGGVFYLYIQVPYSYPMSPPVVRFLTRILHPNVSRHGDVGIDSVHHNWSLALTLSKVLISIQSLLTDPYTAVCMEPELGEMYVRDRARFESLARRWTWRYAMHDILIN; this is encoded by the exons AATTCAACATGTCATGTCTGTAATGGATATTATGGCCCTAGTTTTGGGGAACCAGTCTGCGTCACTTGCCATGCTTTTCTATTCCCTGATTTTCCATCATACCTTCCAACTTCCTACTTCTGTACTGAAAAAACAGATGATGGTGATTCTGGCAATGATGAACCTTCGGATCTCAACTACAGCTCTGAAAGGAGGTTACATAGAACATGTACATTGCCAGCTTGGTGGTATTATAGG AACTCGTTAGACAGTGAGACAAGTCCTGAAGATGAGGTAAGCAGGGCTAGCAACTCAGGCCCGGGTGCAAGCAGTAGCAGTTCAATGTCAGACCGTGCGGTGCAAGCACCCCCACCGCCTCCTCCACCAATTCCGAGTCTTGCGCGATCTTTACACGCCCTTTCAACACCACGGCCACCTGATAATTTAGCTCCAGGACTAGTTGAACATTTACCATCAGAAG tGTTGTTGTGCATCTTCAGTTACCTGGACGATTTGTCGCTATGCGCCTGTTCTTGTGTGTGCACGCGATGGTGGAGGCTGGTACGAGCCCGGGTGTGTCCAGGACGGTGGGAGGACTTCGCGGCCGCTCGTTGGCCACTCTATCGTCCACTCGCCACGCACACCGACTGGCACAAG aagtATCAATCTCTAGTGGAGTCATGTTTCTGCCGTAACTGTCTGGTGCAAATGTGTGTACAAGCTCAGCCGGCCGGAGAGGAAAACGCTTGGAGGAGAAACAGGCTTAGGATAGAACTCAAg ATGCTACGCAACGATCCTCCGGAAGGCATAGCGGCGACTCCGCTGGACCCGAAGTGTTGCCACTGGCAGGCGAGCGTCACCGGACCTGTCGGCTCGCCCTATGAGGGCGGAGTCTTCTACCTCTACATTCAAGTGCCATACTC GTATCCGATGAGTCCACCCGTGGTCCGGTTCCTGACGCGCATTCTGCACCCCAACGTGTCGCGGCACGGCGACGTCGGCATCGACTCCGTGCACCACAACTGGTCCCTTGCGCTCACGCTCAGCAAGGTGCTCATCTCCATACAGAGCCTGCTCACTGACCCTTATACTGCC gtTTGCATGGAGCCGGAGCTGGGCGAGATGTACGTCAGAGATCGCGCGCGGTTCGAGTCGTTGGCGCGCCGGTGGACCTGGAGATACGCAATGCACGACatattgataaattga
- the LOC101737273 gene encoding probable splicing factor, arginine/serine-rich 7, with protein sequence MCKSSKMVSGSTRVIQVTNIAPQATKDQMQTLFGYLGKIDDIRLYPTIRDVSCPVQSRICYVKYYDSANVNVAQHMTNTVFIDRALIVIPVQSGEIPDEHKALEMSSNGTLVPGLSSVEPRLPMHVINTLDGIPPNQVIQTHDANLTAAGLPPYPPLPTTYDSRKIEEIRRTVLVADTGSLTSQQLIDHFCQAGEVKYMRFCSRDVDTLKYALIEMTEQEAVIKALHLNGSTLDGQTIQVYHATQSICKPQTKSNEAAQREIEEAMCRVKEAQNFISAAIDPVIGLLSKDKRRTRSRSRSRRRSRSRSRRSRSRHRAKRSSRSRSRHRARRSRSRHRHRTRSRSRHRSSRRSRSRSRHHSSRSKKERSKDRDRKDRKGSTEKDKEKEKEKREKTKSPPPKAIEKETKEEQKPEITETNGTSPELKSKASTPPDDKERENEKSEKEKVKEKEKEKSPSKKKERSRSRDKKKERSRSRRRSRSRSRRKRSRSRKRSRSRERKRTRSRERKRSRSKKRSRSRDRKRSRSRDRKKSKSRERKRSRSRDRKRSRSHSRRSKSRSHRDSKTPHDNKSRDRTPTLPPLPDKSVPIIEKAPDINDENTSPDNMDISDSP encoded by the exons ATGTGTAAGTCCTCGAAAATGGTGTCTGGGAGCACGAGGGTGATACAAGTGACCAACATCGCGCCTCAAGCGACTAAAGACCAGATGCAGACGCTATTCGGCTATTTGGGTAAAATCGACGACATCCGCTTGTATCCAACGATCAGAGACGTTTCGTGTCCCGTACAGTCCCGCATCTGTTACGTAAAATATTATGACTCTGCAAACGTAAATGTGGCACAGCATATGACTAACACTGTATTCATAGACCGCGCACTGATTGTGATACCGGTGCAGTCGGGTGAGATACCAGATGAACACAAAGCGCTCGAAATGTCCAGTAATGGAACCTTGGTACCGGGGTTAAGTTCTGTAGAACCAAGACTGCCCATGCATGTCATCAATACTTTGGATGGAATCCCGCCGAACCAAGTCATTCAAACGCACGACGCTAATTTGACAGCAGCTGGTTTGCCTCCATATCCCCCTTTGCCAACCACATATGACTCTAGAAAAATAGAAGAAATCAGAAGAACAGTCCTAGTGGCTGATACGGGTTCATTAACTTCCCAACAGTTGATTGATCACTTCTGCCAGGCAGGTGAAGTGAAGTATATGCGCTTCTGCAGCAGAGATGTTGACACCCTCAAGTATGCTCTTATTGAGATGACTGAGCAGGAAGCTGTGATCAAAGCATTGCACCTAAATGGATCCACTTTGGACGGACAAACTATTCAG GTATATCATGCTACGCAATCAATATGCAAACCGCAAACAAAAAGCAATGAGGCTGCCCAACGTGAAATAGAAGAAGCTATGTGCAGAGTGAAGGAAGCACAGAATTTTATATCAGCAGCCATTGATCCTGTCATCGGATTACTGTCTAAAGACAAGAGAAG GACTCGGTCACGTTCCCGGTCGCGTCGCCGATCTAGGTCTCGGTCGCGTCGTTCTCGCTCCCGACACCGCGCCAAGCGCTCCTCCCGCTCTCGCTCGCGGCATCGCGCTCGCCGCTCACGCTCTCGACATAGACATCGCACTAG gtCTCGTTCCCGACATCGCAGTTCCCGTCGTTCCCGCTCCCGGTCTCGGCACCACAGCTCGCGTTCGAAGAAGGAACGCTCTAAAGATCGCGACCGGAAAGATAGGAAAGGCTCTACAGAAAAAGataaagagaaagagaaagaaaaaCGAGAAAAAACCAAATCACCTCCTCCTAAGGCAATAGAAAAAGAAACGAAAGAAGAACAAAAGCCAGAAATTACTGAAACGAATGGTACTAGTCCAGAATTAAAGTCGAAGGCTTCCACTCCTCCTGATGATAAAGAACGGGAGAACGAGAAAAGTGAAAAAGAGAAGgtgaaagagaaagagaaagaaaagTCTCCATCTAAAAAGAAAGAACGTTCCCGTTCACGGGACAAGAAGAAGGAGCGGTCGCGGTCGCGACGCAGATCCCGATCCCGCTCCCGTCGTAAACGTTCTAGATCTCGGAAGCGATCTCGTTCCAGAGAGCGGAAAAGAACGCGCTCCAGAGAAAGAAAGAGATCGAGATCCAAAAAACGGTCCCGGTCACGAGATCGCAAGAGATCTAGGTCCAGGGACAGAAAGAAGTCTAAATCTAGAGAAAGGAAGCGGTCTAGGTCGCGTGATCGCAAGCGGTCTCGCTCCCACAGTCGCCGCTCCAAGAGTCGTTCTCACAGAGATTCCAAAACACCCCACGATAATAAGTCACGCGACAGAACTCCCACTCTTCCTCCTTTACCGGATAAAAGCGTTCCAATAATTGAGAAGGCTCCAGATATAAATGATGAAAATACAtctccagataatatggatattTCAGATTCTCCTTAG